Proteins co-encoded in one Setaria viridis chromosome 9, Setaria_viridis_v4.0, whole genome shotgun sequence genomic window:
- the LOC117840497 gene encoding E3 ubiquitin-protein ligase RHF2A-like: MDEKAKMESKLSSAAAFVEGGVQDACDDACSICLDAFCDSNPSTVTNCKHDYHLQCILEWCQRSSQCPMCWQPISMKDPMSQELLEAVEQERNMRANRSHSTALFRHPMLGDFEIPVGADDAELEERIIQHLAAAAAVRRSHRHHRRDGHHSRSGANSHPQVLVLSTDEHTTSGQEGDYEQAPAVFSGHRLGTLVQQERTTRGLEGAINPPLYCSTPADSNERIAGMQSTPVDQDRAGPSDLPSFSDTLRSRLQSASMKYKDSITKSASGWREKWFSRSNTISDISSEVRREVNAGIAAVSRMMERMDTRDGTGPSATSASGSGSH; encoded by the exons ATGGACGAGAAGGCGAAGATGGAGAGCAAGCtatcctcggcggcggcgttcgtGGAAGGCGGCGTGCAGGACGCCTGCGACGACGCCTGCAGCATCTGCCTCGACGCCTTCTGCGACAGCAACCCCTCCACG GTGACGAATTGCAAGCATGACTACCATCTCCAGTGTATTCTTGAATG GTGCCAGAGAAGCTCCCAATGTCCAATGTGTTGGCAGCCTATCAGCATGAAAGATCCTATGAG TCAAGAGCTACTGGAGGCTGTTGAACAAGAGAGGAACATGCGAGCTAATCGTTCACATAGTACTGCTCTTTTTCGGCATCCGATGCTGGGAGATTTTGAG ATTCCTGTAGGTGCAGATGATGCAGAACTTGAAGAACGCATTATCCAGCAtctggctgctgcagctgcagtgcGTAGGTCACACCGGCATCATAGAAGAGATGGGCACCACAGCAGATCGGGAGCAAATAGTCACCCACAAGTTCTTGTGCTTTCAACAGATGAGCACACAACCTCAGGTCAAGAAGGGGATTATGAACAAGCCCCTGCTGTATTTTCTGGTCACCGTTTAGGTACTCTTGTTCAACAGGAACGCACAACTCGTGGTTTAGAGGGTGCTATCAATCCACCTCTCTATTGTTCTACTCCTGCTGATAGTAACGAGAG GATTGCTGGGATGCAATCTACACCTGTTGATCAAGATAGAGCAGGACCATCCGATTTACCATCGTTCTCTGACACACTGAGATCTCGTCTGCAGTCAGCTTCAATGAA GTACAAGGATTCTATAACCAAGAGTGCAAGTGGGTGGAGGGAAAAGTGGTTTTCGCGGAGCAACACCATATCGGATATCAGTTCTGAAGTGAGGAGGGAGGTCAACGCAGGGATTGCTGCAGTCTCTCGCATGATGGAACGGATGGATACAAGGGACGGAACAGGGCCTTCTGCTACCTCTGCATCAGGATCTGGTTCTCATTGA
- the LOC117837183 gene encoding fasciclin-like arabinogalactan protein 16: MGAPVRGALFFFLLLLAGAAAEDVAPQEPTLPAAGAGGGAVGSGGGAVGVNSNSVLVALLDSHYTELAELVEKALLLQTLEDAVGKHNVTIFAPRNEALERDLDPEFKRFLLEPRNLKSLQALLLYHVLPARLPSESWPAASHPTLSGEEVELAAGMRVGSAAVTRPDAVLRPDGVIHGIERLLVPRSVQEDFNRRRSLAAISAVLPTGAPEVDPRTHRLKKPAPPVPPGAPPVLPIWDAMAPGPAIAPAPAPGPSSGKHHFDGHSQVKDFIQTLLLYGGYNELADILVNLTSLATEMGRLVSEGYVLTVLAPNDEAMARLTTDQLSEPGSPENILYYHMVPEYQTEESMYNAVRRFGKVRYDTLRLPHKVTAREADGSVKFGQGEGSAYLFDPDIYTDGRISVQGIDAVLFPPGDKNATQTADPHRKPPAITTKKKIKLRRGKLLEASCQMAGLFGQRSRFASCED, translated from the exons ATGGGCGCGCCGGTGCGCGGcgcccttttcttcttcctcctgctcctggcgggggcggcggccgaggacgTAGCGCCGCAGGAACCCACATTgcccgccgcgggcgccggcggaggtgctgtcggctccggcggcggcgccgtcggggtCAACTCCAACTCGGTGCTGGTGGCCCTGCTGGATTCGCACTACACGGAGCTGGCGGAGCTGGTGGAGAAGGCGCTGCTCCTGCAGACGCTCGAGGACGCCGTGGGGAAGCACAACGTCACCATCTTCGCGCCGCGGAACGAGGCGCTGGAGCGGGACCTCGACCCCGAGTTCAAGCGCTTCCTCCTCGAGCCCCGCAACCTCAAGTCGCTGCAGGCGCTGCTGCTCTACCACGTCCTCCCCGCGCGCCTCCCCTCCGAGTCCTGGCCTGCCGCGTCCCACCCCACGCTCTCCGGCGAGGAGGTCGAGCTCGCAGCCGGCATGCGCGTGGGCAGCGCCGCCGTCACGCGCCCGGACGCGGTGCTCCGCCCCGACGGGGTCATCCACGGCATCGAGCGCCTCCTCGTGCCCCGCTCCGTGCAGGAAGACTtcaaccgccgccgcagcctcgcCGCGATCTCGGCCGTGCTGCCCACCGGCGCGCCCGAGGTGGACCCGAGGACGCACCGCCTCAAGAagcccgcgccgccggtgcccccCGGCGCGCCCCCCGTGCTCCCGATCTGGGACGCCATGGCGCCCGGCCCGGCCATCGCCCCGGCACCGGCACCTGGGCCCAGCTCCGGGAAGCACCACTTCGACGGCCACAGCCAGGTCAAGGACTTCATCCAGACGCTGCTCCTATACGGCGGCTACAACGAGCTCGCCGACATCCTTGTCAACCTCACCTCGCTCGCCACCGAGATGGGCCGCCTCGTCTCCGAGGGCTACGTGCTCACCGTCCTCGCCCCCAACGACGAGGCCATGGCGCGCCTCACCACGGACCAGCTCAGCGAGCCTGGCTCGCCGGAGAACATCCTCTACTACCACATGGTCCCCGAGTACCAGACCGAGGAGTCCATGTACAACGCCGTGCGGCGGTTCGGCAAGGTGCGCTACGACACGCTCCGGCTGCCGCACAAGGTGACCGCGCGGGAGGCCGACGGCTCCGTCAAGTTCGGCCAGGGCGAGGGCTCCGCCTACCTCTTCGACCCGGACATCTACACCGACGGTAGGATCTCGGTGCAGGGCATTGACGCCGTGCTGTTCCCGCCGGGCGACAAGAACGCGACGCAGACCGCCGACCCTCACAGGAAGCCTCCCGCCATCACCAccaaaaagaagatcaagctccgGCGAG GCAAGTTGTTAGAAGCATCGTGCCAAATGGCAGGCCTCTTCGGTCAGCGATCGCGATTCGCGAGCTGCGAAGATTGA